A single genomic interval of Asinibacterium sp. OR53 harbors:
- a CDS encoding GPW/gp25 family protein, with protein MATTTAINDDFLGKGWSFPPNFNAGNAGVDMTEKMEDIHKSLEILLTTTIGERVMEPKYGCNMVDLLFEPLNTTTVTIMKDRIQTAILYFEPRIDAKNIELDMDDEIEGVVLIKIEYVVRATNSRFNFVYPYYKDEGTELQMVTTNTQIA; from the coding sequence ATGGCAACAACTACAGCAATCAACGACGATTTCCTGGGCAAAGGATGGAGCTTCCCTCCCAACTTCAACGCGGGCAATGCAGGCGTGGATATGACGGAAAAAATGGAAGACATCCATAAAAGCCTGGAGATATTACTCACTACCACAATCGGTGAACGCGTGATGGAACCCAAATACGGATGCAACATGGTGGACCTGCTGTTCGAGCCGCTGAACACTACAACGGTTACCATCATGAAAGACCGGATACAAACAGCCATACTGTATTTCGAACCGAGGATCGATGCCAAAAACATTGAGCTCGATATGGATGATGAAATAGAAGGCGTGGTGCTGATTAAAATAGAGTATGTAGTACGCGCTACAAACTCAAGATTCAATTTTGTTTACCCCTATTATAAAGACGAAGGAACTGAATTACAAATGGTGACTACCAACACACAGATAGCCTGA
- a CDS encoding contractile injection system tape measure protein, with product MHAGKHIIGKQFLDITYNGNTDGIALQRTTENMLRKELLPQLEALFDHYSPGDETIAIDRLTLELTLDSGDMENALAQRIIEGLNEALARKIKEAKQSVRPIPASKFVQLLIFYLRNGYLPWWSHFTGTGNWHSFVLENFSASLSVYDKAQLQAAIQETHAQQRIAVQFHEACFWKLIDVLSGSQTIFNDWYNDLQHITEWIARTDQQQSFHVNIRLSILQLLSTPSGKSGQSTDAMSAQLAKIVKAQLEEVLPKGTLHKETGALKQLIDELNNKDFKVLMTQELHRKKTTSPGSTSQQATIADKTEPDTQQKEQPPAAVNATQDNQPVLSEADTIYINNAGLVIVAPYLGRFFNKLELLNDNQINNIARAISLLQHIVTGENDFEEFEVVLPKLLCGLKPHDPIPQKYQLTTADKEAVAELLQAVITNWQVLKNTSVAGLRASFLQREGKLQMAGGQWRLKVQTLSYDMLLDYLPWNIKMTKLAWMQSLLVVEWGD from the coding sequence ATGCATGCAGGCAAACATATCATCGGGAAACAGTTCCTGGACATCACTTATAACGGTAACACCGACGGTATTGCTTTGCAACGAACAACGGAAAACATGCTGCGCAAGGAATTGTTGCCGCAGTTGGAGGCTTTGTTTGACCATTATAGTCCGGGTGATGAAACGATTGCCATTGACCGGCTGACGCTGGAGCTCACACTTGATTCCGGTGATATGGAAAATGCCCTGGCGCAAAGGATCATAGAAGGACTCAACGAAGCGCTTGCCCGGAAAATAAAGGAAGCAAAACAAAGTGTCCGGCCAATACCTGCATCGAAATTCGTACAACTGCTGATCTTCTATCTCAGGAACGGCTACCTGCCCTGGTGGAGCCATTTTACCGGAACGGGAAACTGGCATTCTTTTGTTCTGGAAAACTTTTCCGCTTCTTTATCTGTATACGATAAAGCGCAATTGCAGGCAGCCATTCAAGAAACACACGCGCAGCAAAGAATAGCTGTACAGTTCCACGAAGCATGTTTCTGGAAATTGATCGATGTACTGTCTGGTTCACAAACAATATTCAACGATTGGTATAATGATTTGCAGCATATCACTGAATGGATAGCACGTACAGATCAGCAACAATCATTTCACGTTAATATCCGGTTATCTATATTGCAGCTCCTCTCCACTCCTTCGGGAAAAAGCGGCCAGTCAACTGATGCAATGAGCGCACAGTTGGCGAAAATAGTAAAAGCGCAATTGGAAGAAGTATTGCCAAAGGGCACCCTTCACAAAGAAACAGGTGCGCTGAAACAACTTATTGATGAACTAAACAACAAGGATTTTAAAGTACTTATGACACAAGAACTGCACAGGAAGAAGACAACATCACCCGGGTCAACATCTCAACAGGCAACTATTGCAGACAAGACTGAACCCGATACACAGCAAAAAGAACAGCCTCCTGCCGCGGTCAATGCAACACAGGATAATCAGCCTGTGCTATCCGAAGCAGATACCATTTACATCAACAATGCCGGTTTGGTAATAGTAGCGCCATATCTTGGGCGATTTTTCAATAAACTCGAATTGTTGAATGATAACCAGATCAATAATATAGCCAGGGCTATTAGCTTGTTACAGCATATCGTTACCGGTGAAAATGATTTCGAAGAGTTTGAAGTGGTATTGCCCAAACTCTTATGTGGCTTGAAGCCACACGACCCCATTCCTCAGAAATACCAGCTTACAACAGCCGATAAGGAAGCTGTAGCTGAATTGTTGCAGGCGGTGATTACCAACTGGCAGGTATTGAAAAACACTTCAGTTGCAGGCTTGCGTGCATCCTTCCTGCAAAGAGAAGGCAAACTGCAAATGGCAGGCGGTCAATGGCGTCTGAAAGTACAAACATTATCTTACGATATGCTGCTGGATTACCTGCCCTGGAATATTAAGATGACCAAATTAGCCTGGATGCAATCGTTGCTGGTGGTGGAATGGGGTGACTGA
- a CDS encoding PAAR domain-containing protein, whose protein sequence is MPAAAKIGDMHTCPMMNGPVPHVGGPVTGPGCATVLIGGMPAARVGDMLTCVGPPDTIAQGSATVMIGGAPAARQGDTTAHGGVIVMGTPTVIIGG, encoded by the coding sequence ATGCCAGCAGCAGCAAAGATCGGAGATATGCATACCTGTCCAATGATGAATGGACCGGTGCCGCATGTAGGCGGACCTGTAACAGGCCCCGGCTGTGCTACCGTGCTCATCGGCGGCATGCCGGCTGCACGCGTGGGCGATATGCTCACTTGTGTGGGACCACCCGATACGATCGCGCAAGGTTCGGCTACGGTAATGATCGGTGGAGCGCCGGCAGCAAGACAGGGAGATACTACAGCACACGGAGGCGTTATTGTAATGGGTACCCCTACTGTGATCATTGGAGGATAA
- a CDS encoding PKD domain-containing protein translates to MQQTQFNYPEFVPDQLLTSGNLNELFGYLEEQERITRTNLLGIGIVCGLEVRTNTSGTELTITKGCGVTSDGYLVSFPETTYTQYKAYDPVKQKYYERFVDIKPDDKSKKLFDLDELVESAVAEKTTSLSAAYLADKVVLLYVELLEENAKNCNPNSCDDKGKEVTITFKPLLVTKAVADKWLSQQSSGSTPAAYIALPILKMHRFNIIATQLRSSGQVLEEYRKILTPAFIGSMENAFIETYKLLSPLVKDLYGTNPFAKFSQEFAFLHTTINQTEAINLQYYYDLFSDLLLAYEELRETGMEIISMCSPDHNLFRLHLLLDLAIHDAGAISSQYRTYFIPSPILGCHCKQTIRLRWLFKRMVLMLQNFFISLSVKGGFGASWKLEYEMLVKRSIHTSIRITPSRLGNIELAEKSIPFYYQVAQGKDKLYEAWSLERSQESSAREILSYHADEYANDDYTKNPLRYDLEPYNFLRIEGHIGQPYKTALRTILGIRNQYRLPFDVIALSADINSLKTSLESLGKMDTVSKLIEQYAEQLQCDCEFQDLEALYDTLSAELTCTLCKEAKYYYGIVATKAAADAKPITPKFPLLKKCDPTFKVMPGTLGYEFEQYYAHTAKISAVEYMMFSYENRAMYENTSSQYFALLLSMGKLADTLALSLGTFNQAHFDTAYTAMLATAERIKTQITNAGGTLSAERAQTLVHIDQLIAVCIQKQIDTLYRDYLLRWVYVMMLQKFGYFIQSHPGIQHKAGVPVGGTFILVYHEKPVAYTPIDIAKEEVMLAENTGMRTAIEKKSAVATHIKDILGNIPMGSRYVGSRNIYKTPVKTIEKEPVETAPDEFKIATEKQLEALHTLLGTAQEKEIDLDKVLSNLANYTVIADFYLPYLCCSDCPPVLFTVNDLVVQPKINITPTTFCSGDSKTYPIDISPAGGEVTGEGVIKDNNSKYGFTPNTIKLAPADKEKHITLTYTINEQTVTIAVDVFQQPVAAFDVKINGTSASFINKSSAFADKWIWDFGNGKTATEKEPVFNFGTDGDYNVSLIAVNGACNSEKVTQKVTITTPDLTITIPKNSFCANDKPVEVTGTPAGGTVSGEGITKDTAGKFMFNPASVLLQGADQKKLTLTYATAGKSKGTDVTVYAEPKASFAVTNGSTPALKLFRNTSVPATGAVAWNFGDGKTSNEANPSHDFQKEGSYTVSLTVSNGSCAATATQTVKIVLPVVKTCYTLNNAITAFNTLNTTENARLLDQATQKAFTTAIVPFFKELKGIDAMGVPDKQLKAFQQMNTVASMTNWIRMLMIPYLELTNSRLQNMELVRILTDIAFYIACIQPADMDKAQVPTNTYFTQLNEYLGRVNAVVRQFTADQKKQLQPEFNLFLNDVKAEEERVITNKETTIKPLYTHILSGYIPLLSI, encoded by the coding sequence ATGCAGCAAACGCAATTCAATTATCCGGAATTTGTACCCGACCAATTGCTCACCTCCGGCAACCTGAATGAGCTGTTTGGTTACCTGGAAGAGCAGGAAAGGATCACCAGGACCAACCTGCTGGGTATTGGTATTGTATGCGGACTGGAAGTGAGAACAAATACTTCGGGTACCGAATTAACCATTACCAAGGGCTGCGGTGTTACATCGGACGGGTACCTGGTTTCTTTTCCGGAAACCACGTACACGCAATACAAAGCCTATGATCCGGTTAAACAAAAATATTACGAGCGTTTTGTAGACATAAAGCCCGATGACAAGAGCAAGAAACTGTTCGACCTGGATGAGTTGGTGGAATCGGCCGTAGCAGAGAAAACCACATCGCTCTCGGCTGCTTACCTGGCAGATAAGGTAGTGCTGTTATACGTAGAGTTGCTGGAAGAGAATGCCAAGAACTGCAATCCCAATTCCTGCGATGACAAAGGGAAAGAAGTCACCATTACGTTCAAACCCCTGCTGGTTACCAAAGCCGTGGCAGATAAATGGCTTAGCCAGCAATCATCGGGAAGCACGCCTGCTGCTTATATCGCCCTGCCCATATTAAAGATGCACCGCTTCAACATCATCGCTACCCAGTTGCGATCATCGGGGCAAGTACTGGAAGAGTACCGCAAAATACTCACCCCTGCTTTTATCGGCAGTATGGAAAATGCGTTTATTGAAACCTACAAACTATTATCGCCACTGGTGAAAGATTTGTATGGCACGAATCCTTTTGCCAAATTCTCGCAAGAGTTTGCCTTTTTACACACAACCATCAATCAAACAGAAGCGATCAACCTGCAATATTATTACGATCTGTTCTCCGATCTGCTGCTGGCTTATGAAGAACTCAGGGAAACAGGTATGGAGATCATCAGCATGTGTTCACCCGATCACAACCTGTTCCGCCTGCATTTATTGCTCGACCTGGCCATTCACGATGCAGGCGCCATTTCCAGTCAATACAGAACTTATTTCATTCCCTCTCCGATCCTCGGTTGTCATTGCAAACAAACCATCCGCCTGCGCTGGTTGTTCAAGAGAATGGTATTGATGCTGCAGAATTTTTTCATCTCTTTATCTGTAAAAGGCGGTTTCGGCGCTTCCTGGAAACTGGAATATGAAATGCTGGTGAAAAGAAGCATCCATACCTCTATACGCATTACGCCCAGCAGGTTGGGCAATATAGAACTGGCAGAAAAATCCATCCCCTTTTATTACCAGGTGGCACAGGGCAAGGATAAGTTATACGAAGCATGGAGCCTGGAACGCAGCCAGGAAAGCAGTGCCCGGGAGATACTCTCTTATCATGCAGATGAATATGCGAACGACGACTATACCAAAAACCCTTTGCGTTACGACCTGGAACCTTACAATTTTCTGCGGATAGAAGGACATATCGGGCAGCCTTATAAGACTGCGTTGAGAACCATCCTGGGTATTCGCAACCAATATCGACTTCCTTTCGACGTGATTGCTTTGAGTGCCGATATCAATTCATTGAAGACCTCGCTGGAGTCATTGGGTAAGATGGATACCGTATCGAAACTCATTGAACAATACGCAGAACAGTTACAATGCGATTGTGAATTCCAGGACCTGGAAGCTTTGTATGATACACTGTCAGCCGAACTCACTTGCACGCTGTGTAAAGAAGCGAAATATTATTATGGAATTGTTGCAACGAAAGCAGCAGCGGATGCCAAACCGATTACACCTAAATTTCCACTCTTAAAAAAATGTGATCCAACCTTTAAGGTTATGCCCGGTACCCTGGGTTATGAATTTGAACAATACTATGCACATACAGCAAAAATATCAGCTGTAGAGTATATGATGTTTAGCTATGAGAACAGGGCGATGTATGAAAATACATCCTCCCAGTATTTTGCCTTGTTGCTGAGTATGGGTAAACTGGCCGATACATTGGCACTTTCGTTGGGAACTTTCAACCAGGCTCATTTCGATACGGCGTATACAGCAATGCTTGCTACTGCGGAAAGGATCAAAACGCAGATTACCAATGCAGGAGGCACCCTTTCTGCAGAAAGAGCCCAGACATTGGTGCACATCGACCAACTGATTGCTGTTTGCATACAGAAGCAAATAGACACTTTATACAGGGATTACCTGTTGCGATGGGTATATGTGATGATGCTGCAGAAGTTCGGCTATTTCATCCAATCACATCCTGGCATTCAGCACAAAGCCGGTGTTCCGGTTGGAGGCACTTTCATACTGGTCTATCATGAAAAGCCTGTTGCATACACGCCAATAGATATTGCAAAAGAAGAAGTGATGCTGGCAGAAAACACCGGCATGCGAACCGCTATTGAAAAAAAATCTGCTGTTGCCACGCATATAAAAGATATACTGGGCAATATTCCCATGGGATCGAGGTATGTAGGTAGCCGCAACATATACAAGACGCCGGTAAAAACGATAGAGAAAGAGCCGGTTGAAACGGCTCCGGATGAATTCAAGATCGCCACCGAAAAGCAACTGGAAGCCCTGCATACCCTGCTCGGCACTGCGCAAGAAAAAGAGATCGACCTCGACAAAGTATTATCAAACCTGGCCAACTATACGGTAATCGCAGATTTTTATCTTCCTTACCTCTGCTGCTCGGATTGTCCGCCTGTATTGTTCACCGTAAACGATCTGGTTGTTCAACCCAAAATAAATATTACACCTACTACTTTCTGTTCGGGTGACAGCAAAACCTATCCCATCGACATTTCTCCTGCCGGTGGAGAAGTAACGGGCGAAGGCGTTATAAAAGACAACAATAGCAAATACGGCTTCACTCCCAACACCATTAAACTGGCTCCGGCTGATAAAGAGAAGCATATCACACTCACGTATACCATCAATGAACAAACAGTTACTATAGCAGTAGATGTGTTCCAGCAACCGGTTGCAGCTTTTGATGTGAAAATAAACGGTACCAGCGCCAGCTTCATTAATAAATCTTCTGCCTTTGCTGATAAATGGATCTGGGATTTCGGTAACGGCAAAACAGCTACGGAAAAAGAACCGGTCTTCAATTTCGGAACAGACGGCGATTATAATGTAAGCCTGATTGCAGTCAATGGCGCTTGCAATTCAGAGAAAGTCACCCAAAAAGTAACCATTACCACGCCCGATCTTACCATTACAATTCCCAAAAACAGTTTCTGTGCAAATGATAAACCGGTAGAAGTAACCGGTACGCCTGCCGGCGGAACGGTTAGCGGAGAAGGTATTACAAAAGATACAGCCGGTAAATTCATGTTCAATCCCGCCAGCGTGCTGTTGCAGGGAGCAGACCAGAAAAAACTAACGTTAACCTACGCAACTGCCGGTAAATCAAAAGGAACCGATGTAACCGTTTATGCAGAACCCAAAGCAAGTTTCGCTGTTACCAATGGCTCTACCCCCGCCCTGAAACTGTTCAGGAATACTTCTGTGCCTGCCACCGGAGCTGTAGCATGGAATTTTGGCGATGGCAAAACTTCCAACGAAGCCAATCCTTCCCATGATTTCCAGAAAGAAGGATCTTATACTGTATCACTTACTGTTTCAAATGGCTCCTGTGCTGCTACGGCTACGCAAACGGTTAAGATCGTGCTGCCTGTTGTAAAAACATGTTACACACTGAATAATGCGATCACTGCATTCAATACATTGAATACAACAGAGAATGCGCGCCTGCTCGATCAGGCAACACAGAAAGCCTTTACCACAGCCATTGTGCCATTCTTTAAAGAACTGAAAGGAATAGATGCAATGGGAGTACCCGATAAACAATTGAAAGCCTTTCAGCAGATGAATACAGTTGCTTCCATGACCAACTGGATACGGATGTTAATGATACCTTATCTGGAACTCACGAACAGCAGGCTGCAGAATATGGAACTGGTGAGGATCCTGACAGATATTGCTTTCTATATCGCCTGCATACAGCCGGCAGATATGGATAAAGCGCAGGTACCTACCAATACCTATTTCACACAACTCAATGAGTACCTGGGCAGGGTAAATGCGGTCGTCAGGCAGTTTACAGCTGATCAGAAAAAACAATTACAACCCGAATTCAACCTGTTCCTGAATGATGTGAAAGCAGAAGAAGAAAGAGTAATTACCAATAAAGAAACCACCATTAAACCATTGTACACACATATCCTGTCAGGATATATACCGCTATTGAGTATTTAA
- a CDS encoding baseplate J/gp47 family protein, producing MSCDNKNPLQRNGTGQQQRMPEALKDGYVLVEERDYKEWIVFAGQFAQWIKYFDTTNQPNGNWQSFFTSDISAVLGTTAIQDIDEYRRSFKEKFNVLRADKNKLKTDLLKETFNGLFGGILTLCVAIDAAAAKLPDGNPLKETIQNLVRSRLQNEFTQLLAVYKGAAIASLVKETTYAGWIILDKQVESPAHILTNDQLSAAWLHGAATLNDYYQSAGLAANTEIFGTGTEPWQKIHHAVNHNLFTGIFDQFLKAYTRIISDAESLLLQTLSNWSSHAPHYTLFLTFLKLFKYAKAGINTLTQRHLDFYYKEVLSLVPRAEIPDHVHLVMELAKQTDEYMLAKGSLFKAGKDSLGKELFYALDKDTVFNKASIAALMNVYKGDADDKTGKINNKGRLFAAAIANSQDGKGAELKSLNKEWHPFFIKTYTDGKLKSIDTPRAQVGFAVASHYLYLTEGERAVDLTMQFAGGTSEDISETGAFECYATTDKGWYRIKTYEIFCGTNSSGKAYYTVHIMLNGNEPPITNYVAAVHGGSFNCNLPVVKVYLNQGDDMSYYYDSLSGLKIEDIKVSVSVGNSSTYSQSGLKQLSVANDAGLVDTSKPFQPFGALPKAGSSIFIGNKELFCKRNAAVVLNIEWKNLPANGTQIIYPAGTAPGAAFRHLAKGVWTKDLDTSIFNGSTAKVAVTNASGKAIPLADETIVDYADTYQPYNGSSNKGFLRLSLNNDLGNDAYQDARITYLVKLAKDPTDTSNTPPIAPYMPMISSLYVSYTASTNSQLNKKDQSTYNARTTRYFHLYPFGESEQHAWLNNDTTIDFLPQFTHAEETKNHIADNGSFFIGLKDLKPQQSVNVLFQVMEGTSDPTLSVTGTLIHWSYLRNNQWQPFDEQSVVDQTRSLRQSGIISFQIPEDATLQHTMMPAGLIWLKASVSPPNKPAAVCKLLNVAAQAAAVSFADQRNAPDFLNNALPANTISKLKDPVADLKKISQPYPSFGGKPVETSTHFYMRVNERLRHKDRAITIWDYERLVLEAFPEIHRVKCLNHTKYINKDYNEVAPGYVTVITIPDLVNRNDTNPLRPYTNADTLDQVKEFLQKRISCHVQLNVCNPVFEDVLLEFNLKLLPGYEFSYYSNLLKESITALLSPWAYGKADDVRFGGKIEKSVLINFIESQYYVDYITDVKMYHLTENNQATLTDEDEITASMAISILVSVPADKHLVHQIPDDTATNKKRSVKTSITN from the coding sequence ATGAGTTGCGATAATAAAAATCCTTTACAGCGAAATGGCACCGGCCAGCAGCAACGCATGCCCGAAGCACTGAAAGACGGCTATGTGCTGGTGGAAGAGCGCGACTATAAAGAATGGATCGTATTTGCCGGTCAGTTCGCGCAATGGATCAAGTATTTTGATACCACCAACCAACCCAACGGTAACTGGCAGTCTTTTTTCACCTCAGATATATCGGCTGTGCTGGGCACCACCGCCATACAGGATATAGACGAATACAGGCGCAGCTTCAAAGAAAAATTTAATGTGCTCAGGGCCGATAAGAATAAACTGAAGACCGATCTGCTGAAAGAAACTTTCAATGGGTTATTCGGTGGCATACTTACTTTATGTGTGGCGATAGATGCAGCGGCTGCAAAATTACCCGATGGCAATCCATTGAAGGAAACCATTCAAAACCTGGTACGTTCCAGGCTGCAAAATGAATTTACCCAATTGCTGGCAGTGTACAAAGGTGCAGCGATAGCCAGTCTTGTAAAAGAAACAACTTACGCCGGTTGGATCATTTTGGATAAACAGGTGGAAAGCCCTGCTCATATCCTCACAAATGACCAGTTATCGGCTGCCTGGCTGCATGGTGCGGCCACACTCAATGATTATTACCAGTCTGCCGGCCTGGCTGCCAATACAGAAATATTCGGAACGGGTACAGAGCCCTGGCAGAAGATACACCACGCGGTGAATCATAATTTATTCACCGGTATTTTCGACCAGTTCCTCAAAGCCTATACCCGCATTATCAGTGATGCAGAGAGTTTGTTGTTACAAACCCTCAGTAACTGGAGCAGTCACGCGCCACACTATACTTTGTTCCTGACTTTTCTCAAGCTGTTCAAATACGCCAAAGCAGGCATCAATACGCTTACCCAACGTCATCTCGACTTTTATTATAAGGAAGTATTGTCGCTCGTACCTAGGGCCGAAATACCCGATCATGTACACCTGGTGATGGAACTGGCTAAACAAACAGATGAATACATGCTTGCAAAAGGCAGTTTGTTTAAGGCAGGTAAAGACAGTTTAGGAAAAGAACTGTTTTACGCACTCGATAAAGACACGGTATTCAATAAAGCGTCTATCGCAGCATTGATGAACGTGTATAAAGGCGATGCAGATGATAAGACAGGTAAGATCAACAACAAAGGAAGACTTTTTGCAGCAGCCATAGCCAATTCACAGGATGGAAAAGGCGCAGAGCTGAAATCACTCAATAAAGAATGGCACCCCTTTTTCATCAAAACATATACGGACGGTAAACTGAAATCCATCGATACACCCCGGGCGCAAGTGGGCTTTGCAGTTGCTTCGCACTACCTCTACCTAACAGAAGGAGAACGGGCAGTTGACCTCACCATGCAGTTTGCCGGCGGCACTTCCGAGGATATATCCGAAACCGGTGCATTTGAATGTTACGCTACTACTGACAAAGGGTGGTACCGGATCAAAACCTATGAAATATTTTGTGGCACGAACAGTTCGGGTAAAGCTTATTATACCGTTCATATTATGTTGAACGGAAATGAACCGCCCATCACCAACTATGTGGCAGCGGTTCACGGCGGCTCATTCAATTGTAACCTGCCGGTAGTGAAAGTTTATCTCAACCAGGGCGATGACATGTCTTATTATTACGATTCGCTGAGTGGATTGAAAATAGAAGATATCAAAGTGTCCGTATCCGTTGGCAATAGCAGTACGTATAGTCAAAGCGGATTGAAACAATTATCCGTAGCCAATGATGCCGGATTGGTAGATACTTCCAAACCTTTTCAACCTTTCGGCGCTTTGCCCAAAGCAGGTTCGTCGATATTCATTGGTAACAAAGAATTGTTCTGTAAAAGGAATGCAGCCGTTGTATTGAATATTGAATGGAAAAATCTTCCAGCCAATGGCACGCAGATCATTTATCCTGCCGGCACGGCGCCCGGTGCGGCATTCCGTCACCTGGCAAAAGGTGTCTGGACCAAAGACCTGGATACTTCCATTTTCAATGGCAGCACGGCAAAAGTAGCAGTTACCAATGCAAGCGGCAAAGCCATTCCATTGGCAGATGAAACGATTGTGGATTATGCAGATACCTATCAACCTTATAACGGCAGCAGTAATAAAGGTTTCTTAAGATTGAGCCTGAACAATGATTTGGGCAATGACGCTTACCAGGATGCCAGGATCACCTACCTGGTTAAGTTGGCCAAAGATCCTACCGATACCAGCAATACGCCACCCATTGCACCGTACATGCCCATGATCAGTTCACTCTACGTAAGTTATACCGCTTCCACCAACAGCCAGTTGAACAAGAAAGATCAGTCGACCTACAATGCAAGAACGACACGCTATTTCCACCTCTATCCTTTCGGAGAAAGTGAGCAGCATGCCTGGCTGAACAATGATACAACGATCGATTTTCTTCCGCAATTCACACACGCAGAAGAAACCAAAAATCATATAGCAGATAACGGTTCTTTTTTCATTGGATTGAAAGACCTGAAGCCGCAGCAAAGCGTTAACGTGTTGTTCCAGGTAATGGAAGGCACCAGCGATCCTACCCTCTCCGTTACGGGCACATTGATCCATTGGAGTTATTTGCGCAATAACCAGTGGCAACCATTTGATGAACAATCTGTTGTAGATCAAACCAGGAGCCTGCGTCAGTCGGGCATTATTTCCTTCCAAATACCGGAAGACGCCACATTGCAACACACTATGATGCCTGCCGGATTGATCTGGCTGAAAGCATCGGTTTCACCACCCAATAAACCGGCTGCCGTATGCAAGCTTCTGAATGTTGCTGCGCAAGCAGCAGCGGTCAGCTTTGCAGATCAGCGCAATGCGCCTGATTTCCTGAACAATGCATTGCCGGCCAATACCATTTCAAAATTGAAAGACCCGGTTGCTGATTTGAAAAAGATCAGCCAGCCCTACCCTTCTTTCGGTGGCAAACCGGTGGAGACCAGCACGCATTTTTATATGCGGGTGAACGAAAGGCTGCGGCATAAAGACAGGGCCATTACCATCTGGGATTATGAACGATTGGTGTTAGAAGCGTTCCCTGAAATACACCGTGTTAAATGCCTGAACCATACCAAATACATCAACAAAGATTACAACGAAGTAGCGCCGGGGTATGTAACGGTGATCACCATACCCGATCTCGTCAACCGCAATGATACCAACCCTTTGCGGCCCTATACCAATGCCGATACACTCGACCAGGTAAAAGAATTCCTGCAAAAACGGATATCCTGTCACGTACAGTTGAACGTTTGCAATCCTGTTTTTGAAGATGTATTGCTGGAGTTCAACCTGAAATTATTGCCCGGATATGAATTCAGCTATTACAGCAATTTGCTGAAAGAAAGTATCACTGCATTGCTCAGTCCATGGGCCTATGGCAAAGCAGATGATGTACGCTTTGGAGGCAAAATAGAAAAATCGGTGCTCATCAATTTCATCGAAAGCCAGTATTACGTGGATTATATCACCGATGTGAAAATGTATCACCTCACCGAAAACAACCAGGCAACGCTTACAGATGAAGACGAGATAACGGCTTCTATGGCCATATCCATCCTGGTATCGGTGCCGGCTGACAAACACCTGGTGCATCAAATACCCGATGATACGGCAACAAACAAAAAACGATCTGTAAAGACGAGTATAACAAACTAA